The segment GGCTGGGGGGTGGAGACGACGCTTCCGTAGTTCATGAACTGCATCGGGGCGAGGTCGCCCACCGGGATCCCGGAGGCGCCCAGTGCCTTTTCAACCATGGCGGTGCAGTCTTGGGTGATGCCCAGCTGGGCGTAGGCGGACGAGACCATGGAGGCGTTGACGCTGCCGGCGGCAGCCGCAGGGGCCTTGGCCGGAGCCGCCGCGGCCTGGACGGTGATTTTCGCCGGAGCCGGAGCAGCGACGGGTGCGGCCACGGGCGCCGGAGTCTCTGCCACGGGCGGCGCCTCCACGACCGGGGCTTCCACGACGGGAGCCGGGGTGGATTTTACGATGGGGCGCTCGTAGTCAATCCGGACGCTGGAGTCCGCACTCAGCGGAGCCTGTCTCTTATACACATCTAGATGTGTATAAGAGACAGCTACAGGACCTTCACGCCCTCCGCCGCGGCGGAGAAGAACCTGGCCACGGTGTTCGATCAGGTCATTGCCTGGGCGGGCGCCCTCAAGGCGCTACGGCCGCCGGCCGGGAAGAACGAGCAAGACCGCGGCCACCTGGCGGCTTCCGCCTGAGGTCAGGAACCGCTGAGCCTCAGGAACCGCCGGGCGTGGAGTCCTGGAGGGGCCTCCGGGCCAGCAAGGCGGCCACGATGGCGCCGGAAATGTTGTGCCACAGCGAGAAAACGGCGGACGGAAGCGCGGCCAGCGGCGTGAAGTGGGCGGTGGCGAGTGTGGCCGCCAGGCCTGAATTTTGCATGCCCACCTCAAATGCCAGTGCCCTGCGAGCCTTGTCGTCCAGGCGGCCCAGCTTGCCGGCCAGGTATCCGAGTCCGAGGCCGAAGCCGTTGTGGAGCACGACGGCCAGGAACACGATGCCGCCTGCTGCCACGATCTTGCCGGCACTGCCCGCCACCACTACGGCCACGATGAGGGAGATGACGACGGCGGATGCCCAGGGCAGAGCCGGAAGCGCCTTTGCGACGAGGTTCTTGAGGAACAGCCGTGCCATCAGGCCGGCAATGACGGGCAGGAGGACGGTCTTGACGATGTCCAGGACCATGGCGCCGGCGTCGATGCTCAGGAACGATCCGGCGAGGAAGAGCACCAGTACGGGCGTGACGATCGGGGCGATCAGCGTTGACACGCTCGCCACGGCCACGGACAGGGCAACATCGCCCTTGGCCAGGAAGGCCATGACGTTGGAGGCAGTGCCGGACGGCGCGCAGCCAACGAGGATCAGGCCGACGGCCAGGGCCGGCTCAAGCTGAAGAACGGTGGCGATCAGCCACCCCGCCCCGGGCATGATCACGTAGTGGGCAACGATGCCCAGGACCACAGCCCACGGCCTGCGGGCCACGGCAGCGAAGTCGGGGGGCGTCAGCGTTAGGCCCATGCAGAACATGATGATGCCCAGCAGGTACGGGACGGCGGGGCCGAGGGGCTGGAAGGCGCCGGGGAGCAGGAATCCGGCCACGCCGGCAGCCAGCACCAGCAGCGGGAACACGGTCACGGCAACACGGGCGATCTTGG is part of the Arthrobacter sp. KBS0703 genome and harbors:
- a CDS encoding bile acid:sodium symporter family protein, whose amino-acid sequence is MLEATKTPETAPLATAAGVEPLNPALAAEAKIARVAVTVFPLLVLAAGVAGFLLPGAFQPLGPAVPYLLGIIMFCMGLTLTPPDFAAVARRPWAVVLGIVAHYVIMPGAGWLIATVLQLEPALAVGLILVGCAPSGTASNVMAFLAKGDVALSVAVASVSTLIAPIVTPVLVLFLAGSFLSIDAGAMVLDIVKTVLLPVIAGLMARLFLKNLVAKALPALPWASAVVISLIVAVVVAGSAGKIVAAGGIVFLAVVLHNGFGLGLGYLAGKLGRLDDKARRALAFEVGMQNSGLAATLATAHFTPLAALPSAVFSLWHNISGAIVAALLARRPLQDSTPGGS